The following proteins are encoded in a genomic region of Maylandia zebra isolate NMK-2024a linkage group LG1, Mzebra_GT3a, whole genome shotgun sequence:
- the btbd10b gene encoding BTB/POZ domain-containing protein 10 isoform X1 codes for MAARLPSYDSNSSDTENWERKTASRPRKLCRHSSSSQARTSQVKEEHRKMSLHGASGGCDRSRDRRRSSDRSRDSSHEREGQLTPCIRNVTSPTRQHNSDRDRDGGSSSRPSSPRPQRVSPSGSSSSGVVSSRNSSLSSTEGTFKSLAAGEMVFVYENPKEGGAGGTVGNRNIRTSERVTLIVDNTRFVVDPSIFTAQPNTMLGRMFGSGREHNFTRPNEKGEYEVAEGISSTVFRAILDYYKSGIIRCPDGISIPELREACDYLCISFDYSTIKCRDLSALMHELSNDGARRQFEFYLEEMVLPLMVASAQSGERECHIVVLTDDDVVDWDEEYPPQMGEEYSQIIYSTKLYRFFKYIENRDVAKSVLKERGLKKIRLGIEGYPTYKEKVKKRPGGRPEVIYNYVQRPFIRMSWEKEEGKSRHVDFQCVKSKSITNLAAAAADIPQDQLVVMHPGPQVDELDILPNHPPSGNHYSNNYSNEPDPDAPSPAV; via the exons ATGGCAGCTCGTCTGCCGTCATATGACAGCAACTCCAGTGATACAGAAAACTGGGAACGAAAAACAGCGAGCCGACCGCGCAAACTCTGCAGGCATTCAAG CAGCAGCCAAGCCCGTACGTCTCAAGTGAAGGAAGAACATAGGAAGATGAGCTTACATGGTGCCAGCGGGGGCTGTGACCGCTCACGTGACCGCCGCCGCTCCAGCGATCGCTCCAGGGACTCCTCGCATGAGAGAGAAGGCCAGCTTACCCCTTGCATTCGCAACGTCACATCACCCACCCGCCAGcacaacagtg ATCGTGATCGAGATGGCGGCTCGTCATCGAGGCCCAGTAGTCCGCGGCCTCAGAGAGTCTCACCCAGCGGTTCCAGCAGCAGTGGGGTGGTGAGCAGTCGCAACAGTAGCTTGTCCAGCACCGAGGGCACTTTCAAAAGCTTGGCAGCTGGAGAAATGGTTTTTGTCTATGAGAATCCTAAGGAAGGGGGAGCCGGTGGCACAGTTGGAAACCGAAACATTCGGACCTCAGAGAGAGTCACTCTGATTGTTGACAACACACGCTTTGTAGTGGATCCTTCTATCTTCACTGCACAGCCCAATACCATGTTGGGCAG AATGTTTGGATCTGGAAGAGAACATAATTTCACACGGCCCAACGAGAAAGGGGAGTACGAAGTGGCTGAGGGGATTAGCTCAACAGTTTTCAGAGCAATTCTG GATTACTACAAATCTGGGATAATCCGTTGTCCTGATGGAATCTCTATCCCCGAGTTGCGTGAGGCGTGTGACTATCTATGCATCTCTTTCGACTACAGCACCATCAAATGCAGAGACCTCA GTGCCCTGATGCATGAGCTGTCCAATGATGGAGCTCGGCGTCAATTTGAGTTTTACCTCGAGGAAATGGTTCTGCCTCTAATGGTGGCCAGCGCCCAGAGCGGAGAGAGGGAATGTCACATTGTAGTCCTTACCGATGATGATGTGGTTGACTGGGATGAAGAATATCCACCACAAATGGGGGAAGAGTATTCACAGA TTATTTACAGCACAAAACTGTACAGATTCTTCAAGTATATCGAAAACCGAGACGTTGCCAAATCAGTTTTAAAAGAGCGGGGACTGAAGAAAATAAGGCTGGGCATTGAAG gttaccCTACGTATAAAGAGAAAGTCAAGAAAAGACCAGGAGGTCGTCCAGAGGTCATTTACAACTACGTCCAGAGGCCCTTCATCCGCATGTCCTGGGAAAAGGAGGAGGGTAAAAGCCGCCATGTTGATTTCCAGTGCGTAAAGTCCAAGTCGATCACCAAcctagcagcagcagcagctgacatcCCCCAAGATCAGCTGGTGGTGATGCACCCTGGCCCCCAAGTGGATGAACTGGATATCCTGCCTAATCACCCACCTAGTGGGAACCACTACAGCAACAACTACAGCAATGAGCCTGATCCTGATGCACCTTCACCTGCTGTCTGA
- the btbd10b gene encoding BTB/POZ domain-containing protein 10 isoform X2, whose amino-acid sequence MAARLPSYDSNSSDTENWERKTASRPRKLCRHSSSQARTSQVKEEHRKMSLHGASGGCDRSRDRRRSSDRSRDSSHEREGQLTPCIRNVTSPTRQHNSDRDRDGGSSSRPSSPRPQRVSPSGSSSSGVVSSRNSSLSSTEGTFKSLAAGEMVFVYENPKEGGAGGTVGNRNIRTSERVTLIVDNTRFVVDPSIFTAQPNTMLGRMFGSGREHNFTRPNEKGEYEVAEGISSTVFRAILDYYKSGIIRCPDGISIPELREACDYLCISFDYSTIKCRDLSALMHELSNDGARRQFEFYLEEMVLPLMVASAQSGERECHIVVLTDDDVVDWDEEYPPQMGEEYSQIIYSTKLYRFFKYIENRDVAKSVLKERGLKKIRLGIEGYPTYKEKVKKRPGGRPEVIYNYVQRPFIRMSWEKEEGKSRHVDFQCVKSKSITNLAAAAADIPQDQLVVMHPGPQVDELDILPNHPPSGNHYSNNYSNEPDPDAPSPAV is encoded by the exons ATGGCAGCTCGTCTGCCGTCATATGACAGCAACTCCAGTGATACAGAAAACTGGGAACGAAAAACAGCGAGCCGACCGCGCAAACTCTGCAGGCATTCAAG CAGCCAAGCCCGTACGTCTCAAGTGAAGGAAGAACATAGGAAGATGAGCTTACATGGTGCCAGCGGGGGCTGTGACCGCTCACGTGACCGCCGCCGCTCCAGCGATCGCTCCAGGGACTCCTCGCATGAGAGAGAAGGCCAGCTTACCCCTTGCATTCGCAACGTCACATCACCCACCCGCCAGcacaacagtg ATCGTGATCGAGATGGCGGCTCGTCATCGAGGCCCAGTAGTCCGCGGCCTCAGAGAGTCTCACCCAGCGGTTCCAGCAGCAGTGGGGTGGTGAGCAGTCGCAACAGTAGCTTGTCCAGCACCGAGGGCACTTTCAAAAGCTTGGCAGCTGGAGAAATGGTTTTTGTCTATGAGAATCCTAAGGAAGGGGGAGCCGGTGGCACAGTTGGAAACCGAAACATTCGGACCTCAGAGAGAGTCACTCTGATTGTTGACAACACACGCTTTGTAGTGGATCCTTCTATCTTCACTGCACAGCCCAATACCATGTTGGGCAG AATGTTTGGATCTGGAAGAGAACATAATTTCACACGGCCCAACGAGAAAGGGGAGTACGAAGTGGCTGAGGGGATTAGCTCAACAGTTTTCAGAGCAATTCTG GATTACTACAAATCTGGGATAATCCGTTGTCCTGATGGAATCTCTATCCCCGAGTTGCGTGAGGCGTGTGACTATCTATGCATCTCTTTCGACTACAGCACCATCAAATGCAGAGACCTCA GTGCCCTGATGCATGAGCTGTCCAATGATGGAGCTCGGCGTCAATTTGAGTTTTACCTCGAGGAAATGGTTCTGCCTCTAATGGTGGCCAGCGCCCAGAGCGGAGAGAGGGAATGTCACATTGTAGTCCTTACCGATGATGATGTGGTTGACTGGGATGAAGAATATCCACCACAAATGGGGGAAGAGTATTCACAGA TTATTTACAGCACAAAACTGTACAGATTCTTCAAGTATATCGAAAACCGAGACGTTGCCAAATCAGTTTTAAAAGAGCGGGGACTGAAGAAAATAAGGCTGGGCATTGAAG gttaccCTACGTATAAAGAGAAAGTCAAGAAAAGACCAGGAGGTCGTCCAGAGGTCATTTACAACTACGTCCAGAGGCCCTTCATCCGCATGTCCTGGGAAAAGGAGGAGGGTAAAAGCCGCCATGTTGATTTCCAGTGCGTAAAGTCCAAGTCGATCACCAAcctagcagcagcagcagctgacatcCCCCAAGATCAGCTGGTGGTGATGCACCCTGGCCCCCAAGTGGATGAACTGGATATCCTGCCTAATCACCCACCTAGTGGGAACCACTACAGCAACAACTACAGCAATGAGCCTGATCCTGATGCACCTTCACCTGCTGTCTGA
- the pth1b gene encoding parathyroid hormone 1b, whose product MFSLRFLEMLVLVILLWSIHTEAKPLRKRTVSEVQLMHNVREHKQVGERQDWLQEKLKGIIVASSKPLHGKIMNGERSRPGYPLSG is encoded by the exons ATGTTTTCACTGAGGTTCTTGGAAATGTTGGTTCTGGTAATCCTCCTCTGGAGCATCCACACAGAGGCTAAACCACTGAG AAAGAGGACTGTCAGTGAGGTGCAGCTTATGCACAATGTTCGAGAACACAAACAAGTAGGAGAAAGGCAAGACTGGCTCCAGGAAAAGTTGAAGGGAATTATTGTGGCCAGCTCTAAACCACTACATGGAAAA ATTATGAACGGTGAAAGATCCAGACCGGGCTACCCCCTGTCCGGGTGA